In Bacillus kexueae, the following proteins share a genomic window:
- a CDS encoding SA1362 family protein, which produces MNRFRHPLFFIIVGLALLGFGFQLLVEPGKLFTQLLTWGIIIAIIFLVFRAVMRRRTNNEYSAYVRAAKKSKRKYNQQSITSVNRIQKGKKPTSTISHRKKRDSTHLTVIEGKKNKKKNRALF; this is translated from the coding sequence GTGAACCGTTTTCGTCACCCACTATTTTTTATCATCGTTGGTTTAGCCCTTTTAGGATTTGGATTTCAATTATTAGTAGAACCAGGGAAGTTGTTTACTCAACTTTTAACGTGGGGCATCATTATTGCGATAATTTTTCTTGTTTTTCGAGCTGTTATGCGTAGACGGACGAACAATGAATATTCGGCTTATGTGCGTGCAGCGAAGAAATCAAAGAGAAAATATAATCAACAATCAATAACATCAGTTAATCGAATACAAAAAGGGAAGAAACCTACTTCTACAATATCACATCGAAAGAAAAGAGATTCAACTCATCTTACAGTCATTGAAGGGAAGAAAAATAAAAAGAAAAACAGGGCCTTGTTTTAA
- a CDS encoding DUF1385 domain-containing protein codes for MTTEKKAAYGGQAVIEGVMFGGKHHYVTAIRRKDQSIDYFHVPRKQNKSLSAMKKIPFIRGIVAIIEASANGSKHLNFSSERYDIDPKDDDKLNDFSQPSQLAMWFGVALLGVLSFVFGKFVFTLIPVFLAALFHPIVSSDMGQILLEGFFKLILLLTYIYAISFTPLIKRVFQYHGAEHKVINAYENNLPLTVENVQNSTRLHYRCGSSFILFTVIVGVFVYMLVPVEPLWVRVVNRLLLIPVVLGISFEVLQLTNKVRNIPILKYFGYPGLWLQLLTTKEPTDDQVEVAIASFKRLLQLENNQTKENEIV; via the coding sequence ATGACGACAGAGAAAAAAGCAGCGTATGGCGGGCAAGCCGTCATTGAAGGAGTAATGTTTGGCGGAAAACATCATTATGTAACAGCAATTCGCCGAAAAGATCAGTCAATCGATTACTTCCATGTACCACGAAAGCAAAATAAAAGCTTGAGTGCGATGAAAAAAATCCCATTTATCAGAGGAATAGTGGCAATTATTGAAGCAAGTGCAAACGGGTCTAAGCATCTCAATTTCTCTTCAGAGCGGTATGATATCGACCCAAAAGATGATGATAAACTTAATGACTTTTCCCAACCCTCACAATTAGCGATGTGGTTTGGAGTTGCATTGCTAGGCGTATTATCTTTCGTGTTTGGAAAATTTGTCTTCACCTTGATTCCAGTATTTCTTGCAGCTTTATTCCACCCCATTGTTTCAAGTGACATGGGACAAATTTTATTAGAAGGGTTTTTTAAGCTCATACTTTTATTAACGTATATATACGCTATTTCATTTACTCCGCTCATAAAAAGAGTTTTCCAATACCATGGTGCAGAGCATAAAGTCATTAATGCATACGAAAATAATTTACCACTAACTGTGGAAAATGTTCAAAATTCAACAAGATTACACTACCGTTGTGGATCAAGCTTCATTTTGTTCACCGTCATCGTTGGAGTATTTGTTTACATGCTCGTCCCTGTTGAACCTTTATGGGTGCGTGTAGTTAATCGACTACTTTTAATCCCAGTCGTTTTAGGCATTTCATTTGAAGTGCTTCAACTAACGAATAAAGTCCGTAATATTCCTATTTTAAAATATTTCGGATATCCAGGATTATGGTTACAGCTATTAACGACAAAAGAACCGACGGATGATCAAGTAGAAGTAGCGATTGCTAGTTTTAAAAGACTTTTACAACTTGAGAATAATCAAACGAAAGAAAATGAGATTGTATAG
- the gcvPB gene encoding aminomethyl-transferring glycine dehydrogenase subunit GcvPB produces MHKSDQPLIFELSKPGRVGYSLPELDIPEVSVDELIPSEYIRTEEPELPEVSELDIMRHYTALSKRNHGVDSGFYPLGSCTMKYNPKINENVARLAGFAHIHPLQSEETVQGAMELMYDLQEHLKEITGMDEVTLQPAAGAHGEWTGLMMIRAYHEANGDTNRTKVIVPDSAHGTNPASATVAGFETITVKSDENGLVDLEDLKRVVGKDTAALMLTNPNTLGLFEEYILEMAQIVHEAGGKLYYDGANLNAVLSKARPGDMGFDVVHLNLHKTFTGPHGGGGPGSGPVGVKEDLIPYLPKPVLVKRDNRYMFDYDRPQSIGRVKPFYGNFGINVRAYTYIRSMGPDGLKAVTEYAVLNANYMMRKLAPYFDLPYDRHCKHEFVLSGKRQKKLGVRTLDIAKRLLDFGYHPPTIYFPLNVEECIMIEPTETESKETLDAFIDAMIQIAKEAEETPEIVQEAPHTTVIKRLDETLAARKPVLRYEKNA; encoded by the coding sequence ATGCATAAATCAGATCAACCGTTAATTTTTGAGCTTAGCAAACCTGGTCGTGTTGGATATAGTTTACCTGAATTAGATATACCAGAAGTCTCAGTTGATGAGCTTATTCCTTCTGAATATATACGTACAGAGGAGCCGGAATTGCCAGAAGTATCAGAACTAGATATTATGCGCCACTATACAGCTCTTTCCAAGCGTAATCATGGTGTTGATTCCGGCTTTTATCCTTTAGGTTCTTGTACGATGAAATATAACCCTAAGATTAATGAAAACGTAGCTCGCCTTGCAGGGTTTGCTCACATTCATCCCCTACAATCAGAAGAAACCGTTCAAGGTGCTATGGAATTAATGTATGACTTACAAGAACATTTAAAAGAAATTACAGGAATGGATGAAGTAACATTACAGCCCGCAGCAGGAGCTCATGGAGAGTGGACAGGATTGATGATGATTCGTGCCTACCATGAAGCCAATGGCGACACGAATCGAACAAAAGTGATCGTGCCAGACTCCGCTCACGGAACAAATCCAGCATCAGCTACCGTAGCTGGATTTGAAACAATTACTGTTAAATCAGACGAGAATGGGCTCGTTGATCTCGAAGATTTAAAAAGAGTGGTTGGGAAAGATACAGCAGCTCTTATGTTAACGAATCCGAATACGCTAGGACTTTTTGAAGAATATATTTTAGAGATGGCTCAAATCGTACATGAAGCTGGTGGTAAACTGTATTATGATGGGGCCAATTTAAACGCAGTTTTAAGTAAGGCAAGACCAGGTGATATGGGCTTTGATGTCGTCCACTTAAACTTGCACAAAACGTTTACAGGTCCTCATGGAGGAGGTGGACCAGGATCAGGTCCGGTTGGAGTGAAAGAAGACTTAATTCCATACTTGCCGAAGCCAGTCCTTGTAAAGCGTGATAATCGTTATATGTTTGATTACGATAGACCACAGTCAATTGGCCGTGTAAAACCGTTCTATGGAAACTTTGGTATTAACGTACGTGCGTATACTTATATTCGTTCTATGGGACCAGATGGCTTGAAAGCAGTCACGGAATACGCTGTCTTAAATGCTAATTATATGATGAGAAAATTGGCACCATATTTCGACTTACCGTATGATCGCCATTGTAAGCATGAATTTGTTTTATCCGGTAAGCGTCAGAAAAAATTAGGTGTCCGTACATTAGATATTGCTAAGCGCTTGTTGGACTTTGGCTATCATCCACCAACTATCTATTTCCCATTAAATGTGGAAGAGTGTATTATGATTGAACCGACGGAGACCGAGTCAAAAGAAACGCTAGATGCATTTATTGATGCGATGATACAAATTGCAAAAGAAGCAGAAGAAACACCTGAAATTGTTCAAGAAGCACCGCATACGACCGTTATCAAACGGTTAGATGAGACACTTGCTGCAAGAAAACCAGTATTACGATATGAGAAAAATGCATAA
- a CDS encoding rhodanese-like domain-containing protein, protein MEWILIILGAIIVYSIISYIYQRNIMKTLTEEEFKAGYRKAQLIDVREPNEYEGGHILGARNIPLSQLRQRYQEIRPDKPVYLYCQNTVRSGRAAQMLKRKGYKELYNLQGGFKKWTGKIKKGK, encoded by the coding sequence ATGGAATGGATTTTAATTATTCTAGGGGCAATCATTGTCTATTCAATTATTTCTTACATCTATCAACGAAACATTATGAAAACGCTAACGGAAGAAGAATTTAAAGCAGGCTATCGAAAAGCTCAACTTATTGACGTACGCGAGCCAAATGAGTATGAAGGAGGACATATTTTAGGAGCTCGAAACATTCCTTTATCACAGCTTCGTCAACGCTATCAAGAAATTCGACCAGATAAACCAGTTTATTTATATTGCCAAAATACCGTTCGAAGTGGACGAGCTGCCCAAATGCTAAAACGAAAAGGATATAAAGAGCTTTACAACCTTCAAGGCGGATTCAAAAAATGGACAGGTAAGATTAAAAAAGGAAAGTAG
- the gcvPA gene encoding aminomethyl-transferring glycine dehydrogenase subunit GcvPA, with protein MKHRYLPMTEDDKQAMLEAIGVKSVDDLFEDIPEKVRFKGEYNIKKAKSETELMKELSKLAAKNKDLKTNASFLGAGVYDHYMPIIVDHVISRSEFYTAYTPYQPEISQGELQAIFEYQTMICELTGMDIANSSMYDGGTALAEAAMLACGQTKKKKIIVSEAVHPESRAVLTTYAKGQYIEVIEAPLKNGVTDQEKLKELMTEDVACVVVQYPNFFGQIEPLKEIEPIAHTGKSMFIVSSNPLALGVLTPPGKLGADIVVGDAQPFGIPTAFGGPHCGYFAVTKKLMRKVPGRLVGQTVDEDGRRGFVLTLQAREQHIRRDKATSNICSNQALNALAASVAMTALGKQGVKEMAMQNIQKAHYAKTKLAEKGIEITFSGPFFNEFVVRLTKPYDVVNEALLQKGIIGGYHLGRDYPQLENHMLIAVTELRTKEEIDTLVQELGDHHA; from the coding sequence ATGAAACATCGATACTTACCAATGACTGAAGATGATAAACAAGCGATGCTAGAAGCGATAGGCGTAAAGTCTGTTGACGACCTTTTTGAAGATATTCCTGAGAAAGTACGATTCAAGGGAGAATACAACATTAAAAAGGCAAAATCTGAAACAGAATTAATGAAGGAGTTATCCAAGTTAGCTGCTAAAAATAAAGATTTAAAAACAAATGCATCCTTTTTAGGAGCCGGTGTTTATGATCATTATATGCCGATTATTGTCGATCACGTCATTTCTCGTTCTGAGTTTTATACGGCATATACTCCATATCAGCCTGAAATTTCACAAGGTGAACTTCAAGCTATTTTTGAGTACCAAACGATGATATGCGAACTAACGGGAATGGATATTGCTAACTCATCCATGTACGATGGTGGAACGGCTTTAGCAGAAGCAGCTATGTTAGCATGTGGTCAAACTAAGAAAAAGAAGATTATTGTATCTGAAGCGGTTCATCCTGAATCACGTGCGGTTCTAACCACTTATGCAAAAGGGCAGTATATAGAAGTTATTGAAGCGCCTTTGAAAAATGGAGTAACCGATCAGGAAAAATTAAAAGAATTAATGACGGAAGATGTTGCGTGTGTAGTTGTTCAATATCCAAACTTTTTTGGGCAAATTGAGCCATTAAAAGAAATTGAACCTATTGCTCATACAGGTAAGAGTATGTTTATCGTTTCATCCAATCCGTTAGCGCTAGGGGTGTTGACGCCTCCAGGAAAGCTCGGTGCCGATATTGTTGTAGGAGACGCACAGCCGTTTGGAATTCCAACTGCGTTTGGTGGTCCGCATTGTGGATATTTCGCTGTCACGAAAAAACTGATGCGAAAAGTTCCAGGTCGTTTAGTCGGACAAACTGTAGATGAAGATGGACGTCGAGGATTTGTACTAACACTTCAAGCGCGTGAACAACATATTAGACGTGATAAAGCAACTTCTAATATTTGTTCAAACCAGGCTTTGAATGCGTTAGCTGCATCGGTTGCCATGACTGCCCTAGGAAAACAAGGGGTAAAAGAAATGGCGATGCAAAATATTCAAAAGGCTCATTATGCGAAAACGAAGCTAGCTGAAAAAGGAATCGAAATCACATTTAGTGGTCCGTTCTTCAACGAGTTTGTTGTTCGATTAACAAAGCCTTACGATGTGGTGAATGAGGCTCTTTTACAAAAAGGGATTATCGGCGGCTACCACTTAGGTCGTGATTACCCACAATTGGAAAATCATATGTTGATTGCTGTTACGGAATTACGCACAAAAGAAGAAATTGATACACTTGTACAAGAATTGGGGGATCATCATGCATAA
- the aroQ gene encoding type II 3-dehydroquinate dehydratase gives MKKVLVINGPNLNRLGVREPGVYGSKTLEDLEKELTNLGEEHGVVFTFVQSNHEGVLIDAIHEADEKVDGIIINPGAFTHYSYAIRDAIASISKPVIEVHISNIHKREEFRHHSVTAPVTVGQIVGLGLYGYHLAALALIQQIKGDE, from the coding sequence ATGAAAAAGGTACTCGTCATTAATGGGCCTAATTTAAACCGATTAGGTGTACGTGAACCTGGCGTGTACGGGTCAAAAACGTTAGAGGACTTAGAAAAAGAATTAACGAATTTAGGAGAAGAGCATGGTGTGGTTTTTACCTTTGTTCAATCCAATCACGAAGGAGTTCTCATAGACGCAATACATGAGGCGGATGAAAAAGTGGATGGAATTATTATTAATCCTGGGGCTTTTACACATTATAGTTATGCTATTCGGGATGCAATTGCAAGCATATCTAAGCCAGTAATTGAAGTGCATATTTCAAACATTCATAAGCGAGAAGAATTCCGTCATCATTCTGTCACAGCTCCCGTAACGGTTGGACAAATTGTTGGTCTAGGGTTATATGGATATCATTTAGCCGCATTAGCGTTAATACAACAGATAAAAGGGGATGAGTAA
- a CDS encoding YqhR family membrane protein — protein sequence MTDEQAVKKMRNEAKKDRQLEQNQKEEPMSFFMKVMLTGFFGGIIWSLLGYFSYIFHFTTISPNIVLTPFALGDWKYEPLGQFVGVFIIGGIGVVVALLYYATLKNAKSIWVSIFYGVALWGVVFYLLNPMFPDLESVEKLDMNTNITNLCLYILFGVFVGYTISFDQQEFVKGNE from the coding sequence ATGACAGATGAACAAGCAGTTAAAAAGATGAGAAATGAAGCGAAGAAGGATAGACAGTTGGAGCAAAACCAAAAAGAAGAGCCAATGTCTTTTTTTATGAAAGTAATGTTAACTGGTTTTTTTGGTGGAATCATTTGGAGTCTCCTCGGTTATTTTTCATATATTTTTCATTTCACTACCATAAGCCCTAATATAGTGTTAACGCCTTTTGCCTTAGGAGATTGGAAATATGAACCACTTGGTCAATTTGTTGGTGTATTTATTATTGGAGGTATTGGGGTCGTGGTCGCACTGTTGTATTATGCGACGTTAAAAAATGCCAAGTCTATTTGGGTCAGTATTTTTTATGGTGTGGCACTTTGGGGAGTTGTTTTTTATTTGCTAAATCCGATGTTCCCAGATTTGGAGAGTGTTGAGAAATTGGATATGAATACAAATATTACAAATTTATGTTTATATATTTTATTTGGTGTATTTGTCGGATATACCATTTCTTTTGACCAGCAAGAGTTTGTTAAAGGGAATGAATAG
- the mntR gene encoding transcriptional regulator MntR produces the protein MPTPSMEDYIEQIYLLIEDKGYARVSDIAEALSVHPSSVTKMVQKLDKDEYLIYEKYRGLVLTAKGKKIGKRLVDRHELLEQFLRIIGVDEDKIYNDVEGIEHHLSWNAIDRIGDVVQYFEESKERVDVLRNIQKKNENND, from the coding sequence ATGCCAACACCAAGCATGGAAGATTATATTGAACAAATTTACCTTTTAATTGAAGATAAAGGTTATGCAAGAGTGTCTGATATCGCCGAAGCATTATCGGTTCACCCTTCATCTGTGACAAAAATGGTTCAAAAATTAGATAAAGACGAATATTTAATTTATGAAAAATATCGAGGGTTAGTTTTAACAGCAAAAGGGAAGAAAATTGGAAAACGTTTAGTAGATCGGCATGAATTATTAGAACAGTTTTTACGTATTATCGGCGTTGACGAAGACAAAATTTACAATGATGTTGAGGGAATTGAACATCACCTGAGCTGGAACGCTATAGATCGAATTGGCGATGTTGTTCAGTATTTTGAAGAAAGCAAGGAACGTGTTGACGTTTTAAGAAACATACAAAAGAAAAATGAAAATAACGACTAA
- a CDS encoding lipoate--protein ligase family protein: protein MEKKEIWNYIDSGFCSPAYNMALDEALLEWHSEGKIAPTVRFYGWAPATLSIGYFQKVEKEIDLEAVKNAGLGFVRRPTGGRGVLHDKELTYSVIVSEDHPDMPSTVTEAYRVISEGILEGFRLLGLDAYFAIPKTEEEKQGLKNPRSSVCFDAPSWYELVVEGRKVAGSAQTRQKGVILQHGSILLDLDEDLLFSLFKYPNERVKERLQSNFKNKAVAINEISPKRVTMEEAWEAFRQGFEKGLNITLNPYTLTPEQNEYVEQLAKEKYSSDEWNFRR from the coding sequence ATGGAAAAAAAAGAAATTTGGAATTATATTGATTCGGGGTTCTGTTCCCCAGCGTATAATATGGCGCTTGATGAAGCGTTACTAGAATGGCATAGCGAAGGAAAAATTGCTCCTACTGTCCGTTTTTATGGTTGGGCTCCAGCTACTTTGTCAATCGGATACTTTCAAAAGGTTGAAAAGGAAATTGATTTGGAAGCGGTTAAAAATGCTGGATTAGGGTTCGTGCGCCGCCCAACTGGCGGAAGAGGTGTCCTCCATGATAAAGAATTGACATATAGTGTCATTGTTTCAGAAGATCACCCAGACATGCCTAGCACCGTTACAGAAGCGTATCGTGTTATCTCAGAAGGGATTTTAGAAGGATTTCGTTTATTAGGATTAGATGCCTACTTTGCCATCCCTAAAACAGAAGAAGAAAAACAAGGTTTGAAAAACCCTCGTTCTTCTGTCTGTTTTGATGCGCCATCTTGGTATGAACTGGTCGTAGAAGGCAGAAAAGTAGCAGGGAGTGCACAAACTCGTCAAAAAGGAGTCATTTTACAGCACGGTTCGATCCTATTAGATTTGGATGAAGACTTGTTATTCAGTTTGTTTAAATACCCGAATGAACGAGTCAAAGAAAGGCTGCAGAGTAATTTTAAAAATAAAGCAGTAGCGATTAATGAAATTTCTCCTAAACGTGTAACAATGGAAGAAGCGTGGGAAGCGTTTCGACAAGGGTTTGAAAAAGGTTTAAATATAACATTGAATCCTTATACGTTAACGCCTGAACAAAACGAATATGTTGAACAACTTGCGAAAGAAAAATACAGTTCAGATGAATGGAATTTTAGACGTTAA
- a CDS encoding patatin-like phospholipase family protein, with the protein MRIDGVFSGGGIKGFALIGAYQVIEEHGFQFVRVAGTSAGSIIAAFIAAGYSSNEVLKMMEDIELKDFLDERNFIPLKMMKWLKLYWKMGLYKGQKLENWLHEKLKAKGVETFGDLPQESLRVIASDLTNGRMMVLPDDLLSYGINPNKFSVAHAVRMSCSIPYFFEPVHLKGKNGTSLVVDGGVLSNFPIWLFDQERKKRPALGVKLSANAANRPKNEIDNAFEMFGALFETMKEAHDARHIASRHEQNIIFIPVEHAFATEFNLTEKKKLELIQLGREKTERFFKRWAY; encoded by the coding sequence ATGAGAATTGACGGTGTTTTTTCCGGTGGTGGAATTAAAGGGTTTGCTCTCATTGGTGCTTATCAAGTTATTGAAGAGCATGGGTTTCAATTTGTTCGCGTTGCTGGTACGAGTGCAGGATCGATTATCGCTGCATTTATCGCAGCAGGTTATTCAAGTAATGAAGTGTTAAAAATGATGGAAGATATCGAATTGAAAGACTTTCTTGATGAGCGCAATTTCATCCCGCTAAAAATGATGAAATGGTTGAAACTCTATTGGAAGATGGGGCTTTATAAAGGTCAAAAGCTTGAAAATTGGCTTCATGAAAAGTTAAAAGCTAAAGGTGTTGAAACGTTCGGGGATTTGCCACAAGAATCTTTACGTGTCATTGCATCAGATTTAACAAATGGGAGGATGATGGTTCTTCCGGATGACCTTCTATCATATGGAATTAATCCAAACAAATTTTCGGTGGCACATGCCGTTCGAATGAGCTGTAGTATTCCTTATTTCTTTGAACCGGTTCATCTAAAAGGGAAAAATGGCACAAGTTTAGTAGTAGATGGTGGGGTGCTGAGTAATTTTCCGATTTGGTTGTTTGACCAAGAACGAAAAAAACGACCTGCGCTTGGCGTTAAGCTAAGTGCTAACGCAGCGAACAGGCCAAAAAATGAGATTGATAATGCATTTGAAATGTTTGGAGCTTTATTTGAAACGATGAAAGAAGCACATGATGCAAGGCACATTGCCTCTCGACACGAACAAAACATTATTTTTATACCAGTAGAACATGCCTTTGCAACGGAATTTAATTTAACAGAAAAGAAGAAGCTTGAACTGATTCAATTGGGTAGGGAAAAAACGGAACGATTCTTTAAAAGATGGGCCTATTAA
- a CDS encoding vitamin B12-dependent ribonucleotide reductase: MSVELNEQKKLDVARLNEDIRLFPQVHPITEDMKMTHKGVSRLVMLDRYAFKDTEKITLSIGDFVVLTIKEDPKFPARGLGYIVDIDWENKTASVQVEEEFRHTLNDEREMETGIIVRSLDVIEKPLEIYYEQIAKRNATGLASVEVTEEKKNEWFTKFYEELMQLNFIPAGRVLYGAGAGTDVTYFNCYVMPFVKDSREGISEHRKQVMEIMSRGGGVGTNGSTLRPRNTLAKGVNGKSSGSVSWLDDIAKLTHLVEQGGSRRGAQMIMLADWHPDIIEFIISKMQNPRILRYLIENTQDEGIKKAAEDKLKFTPLSEKERDMYQGIVNFKNVPGMGGFTKQTVQEAELKLRIGGTYSVHNPEFLTGANISVCLTKEFMEAVENDKEYELRFPDIESYDESFMKDYNEKWHEVGDVREWEKLGYKVRTYRKIQARELWNLINICATYSAEPGIFFIDNANDMTNAKAYGQKVVATNPCGEQPLAPYSVCNLAAVNLGQMAKKDEKTVDFDKLRKTVEVGVRMQDNVIDSTPYFLEENKKQALGERRVGLGVMGLHDLLIYCETEYGSKEGNELIDKVFETIATTAYRTSIDLAKEKGSFPFLQGSTEEETKKLRQAFIETGYMKKMPEDIREGILKYGIRNSHLLTVAPTGSTGTMVGVSTGLEPYFSFSYFRSGRLGKFIEVKADIVQEYLNEHPEANSDKLPHWFISAMELAPEAHADVQCVIQRWIDSSISKTVNAPKGYTVEQVKKVYERLYKGGAKGGTVYVDGSRDTQVLSLKAEENTFEESYEETVAKENEGKVVLMNTVQDIRSTDVTFGNEVGNTCPVCREGTVEEIGGCNTCTSCGAQLKCGL, from the coding sequence ATGTCAGTTGAGCTAAACGAGCAAAAGAAACTAGATGTAGCAAGATTAAATGAAGATATTCGCTTATTTCCTCAAGTTCATCCGATTACAGAAGATATGAAGATGACGCACAAAGGTGTTTCTCGCCTTGTTATGCTGGATCGCTATGCATTTAAAGATACAGAAAAGATTACTCTATCAATTGGTGATTTCGTCGTCTTAACAATTAAAGAAGATCCGAAGTTTCCTGCAAGAGGGTTAGGGTATATCGTCGACATAGATTGGGAAAATAAAACAGCTTCTGTTCAAGTCGAAGAAGAGTTTAGGCATACATTAAATGACGAACGTGAAATGGAAACAGGGATTATCGTTCGTTCCTTAGATGTGATTGAAAAACCATTAGAAATCTATTACGAGCAAATCGCAAAACGAAATGCGACAGGTTTAGCTTCTGTTGAAGTAACAGAAGAGAAGAAGAACGAATGGTTTACTAAATTTTATGAAGAACTTATGCAGTTGAATTTTATTCCAGCTGGTCGAGTGTTATATGGAGCTGGAGCAGGAACAGATGTTACATATTTTAACTGCTATGTGATGCCATTTGTGAAAGACTCCCGTGAAGGAATCTCTGAGCATCGAAAGCAAGTGATGGAAATTATGAGCCGAGGAGGTGGAGTCGGCACGAATGGGTCAACACTTCGCCCGCGTAATACATTAGCAAAAGGTGTCAATGGAAAGTCCTCTGGTTCGGTTTCATGGCTTGATGATATTGCGAAGCTTACCCACTTAGTTGAACAAGGTGGTTCTCGTAGAGGGGCTCAAATGATTATGCTTGCAGATTGGCATCCTGACATCATCGAATTCATCATCTCGAAAATGCAAAACCCTCGTATATTACGCTATTTAATTGAAAACACACAAGATGAAGGAATTAAAAAAGCAGCTGAAGATAAGCTGAAATTCACACCACTTTCAGAGAAAGAACGTGATATGTACCAAGGAATTGTCAATTTTAAAAATGTTCCTGGTATGGGCGGATTCACAAAACAAACAGTTCAAGAGGCAGAATTAAAGCTTCGAATCGGTGGAACATATTCCGTTCATAATCCTGAATTTTTAACAGGGGCAAATATTTCAGTCTGCCTAACGAAAGAGTTTATGGAAGCAGTTGAAAATGATAAAGAATATGAGCTTCGCTTTCCGGATATCGAAAGTTATGATGAGTCTTTCATGAAAGACTATAACGAGAAATGGCACGAAGTAGGAGATGTTCGGGAATGGGAAAAGCTTGGCTACAAAGTTCGCACGTACCGAAAAATTCAGGCACGTGAATTATGGAATTTAATTAATATATGTGCCACATATTCGGCTGAGCCAGGAATTTTCTTTATCGATAATGCTAATGACATGACGAATGCAAAGGCCTATGGACAAAAAGTTGTGGCGACGAACCCATGTGGAGAGCAACCACTTGCACCGTACTCTGTATGTAATTTAGCTGCAGTTAACTTAGGGCAAATGGCGAAAAAAGATGAGAAAACAGTCGACTTTGATAAATTAAGAAAGACCGTAGAAGTAGGTGTACGAATGCAAGATAATGTCATTGACTCTACACCTTATTTCTTAGAAGAAAACAAAAAACAAGCGTTAGGAGAACGACGTGTTGGTTTAGGTGTAATGGGCTTACACGACTTACTAATTTATTGTGAGACAGAATACGGTTCAAAAGAAGGAAACGAACTCATTGACAAAGTATTTGAGACCATTGCTACAACTGCCTATCGTACATCGATTGATTTAGCGAAAGAAAAAGGGAGCTTTCCATTCTTACAAGGAAGTACGGAGGAAGAAACGAAGAAATTACGACAAGCATTTATTGAAACGGGCTATATGAAAAAAATGCCTGAGGATATTCGTGAAGGAATATTAAAATACGGAATTCGCAACTCGCATTTATTAACTGTAGCCCCTACTGGTAGTACAGGAACGATGGTTGGTGTATCAACAGGGTTGGAGCCGTACTTCTCATTCTCGTATTTCAGAAGTGGTCGACTTGGAAAGTTCATTGAAGTTAAAGCAGATATCGTCCAAGAATACTTAAATGAACATCCAGAGGCAAATTCAGATAAACTTCCTCATTGGTTTATTTCAGCAATGGAGCTTGCTCCAGAAGCTCATGCAGATGTTCAATGTGTCATTCAACGCTGGATTGATAGTTCTATTAGTAAAACGGTTAATGCACCGAAAGGATATACAGTAGAACAAGTGAAAAAAGTATATGAACGCTTGTACAAAGGTGGTGCGAAGGGCGGAACCGTTTATGTCGATGGAAGCCGTGACACGCAAGTATTAAGTTTAAAAGCAGAAGAAAACACGTTTGAAGAATCTTATGAAGAAACCGTAGCAAAAGAAAACGAAGGAAAAGTTGTATTAATGAACACCGTTCAAGATATTCGATCAACCGATGTAACATTCGGAAATGAAGTTGGAAATACATGTCCGGTATGCCGTGAAGGAACCGTTGAGGAAATCGGTGGTTGCAATACTTGTACGAGCTGTGGTGCACAATTGAAGTGTGGTTTGTAA